The Pseudanabaena sp. PCC 6802 genomic interval TGCCATTTGCTGCCGCAATTACAGGTACGCCCTGGCGCATAACTCTCTCATCGGGAATCGCGAAATCCGTGCCGGTATGTCCGTTGTAGGTCATGCGTCCGCATCCAAAATCCACTGCCTCGGAACCGGGATCGCGATCCGTATAATTCAGTACGAAGCAATCTTTACCCAAATTGCACTTAAGCGGCAGATCGAACTTCATATCGGGTGCATTGCTCTTCTGGCTTAACTGCACGGGAACTTCGCTGCTTGCTGACGAGCAGGAGAGAAGTGCGATCGCTGTGAGAGTAGGAACGAATAGTTTATGCATATGAACTGACCGATCCACCGACAAAATGCGAGTCTGTGTCGCTCTTTACCAACCTCCATCCCTAATCCCTACCCCCTACTTACAGACCGTTGATCGCCCTTTGCAGTTGAATGAGGGAGAGGTTAAAGCCAACAATGGCATCCAGGCGGTTGACATCGGCTTGGGTGAGATCGTCCTCAGAGCGCAGTACTTCTAGTTGGGTACCGACTCCGGCACTGAGGCGTAGTCTGGAAAGACGTAGAGCTTCAGTTGCTTGCTGCACTGCTAGTGTGGTTGATTCGATCTGCTCTTGCCGCGCTCTGAGATTATTGTAGGCGCTCTCTACGTCAAAGCGAGCCTGGTCGCCAGCCTCTGTAAAGCGGGATTCTGCTAGGGCGCGATCGGCTTCAGATTGCTTGGCACGAGCATTGGCAACACCACCGTCAAATATAGACCAGTTAAGCGAGGCACCAAGGGTATAACCCAATGTTAAATCGCCAGCTTGGTTGAGGTTGTCGTTATGATCGAGCCTGGCAAATATGTTAAGCTGCGGCCCAAGATTAGCAAGTTCGGCTTTGGCGCGATCGTTAGCGATTTCTCTTTGTAGTTTGGCAATGTCCAGTTCGGAGCGATTTTTGTAAGCCAGGAGAATGGTTTCCTCTAATCCTAGTTTCCAATCCTCATTGGGTTTCACTTCATCGGATGGGAATAGGGCAAGATTAGACGGATATGACAACTGGCGTGCTAACTCGCGGCGGGTAATGCTCTGCTGTGCCCGAGCGTTGCTTAAAGTTTGTTTGGCATTTGCTAACTGTACCTGAGACTGCAAAACATCGAACTTGGTACCAACCCCTGCCCTTTCTAGAGCCTGAGTATCTTGTAAGCTACGTTCGGCATTTTTTACCTGTTGCTCGCGAATGCGTACCTGTCCATCAGCATTCTGAGCATCGTAATAGGCAGTAGCGATACGCAAGCGGGTAGTTTGGGAAATACGGTTAAGATCCGCCTCTGCCACGCGCAGAGAATTCTCTGCGACTCTGATGTTAGCATCCACCCGCCCAGAGGTGAAAAGGTTGTAATTAAGAGTCACTCCACTGTTTAAAGTGTGCGAGGTGGGAGATCTTCTGCCAATGAAGAATGAGGAGTTGCCGTAGTTATATGTAGATTGCGCGCTGAGGGTTGGGTTCTTTTCTGCTAAAGCTTGATCCAATACGGCTCTGGCTCGCTCTACCGCGATTCTGGCCTGGGCAATTGTGGGGTTAGTGCGATCCGAAAGCTCCAGGGCTTCTTTGAGGCTGAGGGGTTGGGTGCGTTCGATCTTGACCTGACTGGGAGTTGTGGGTACAACCAGAGGTTGTCGGGGATCTAGACCGATCGCAACTTTATTTGCCGAGTTTGCAGATGTTGCAGATGTTGCAGATGTTGCAGGGGTACTTGTTGGGGTGCTGCTATTAGTAGTCGCAGGCTCGGTTGATGGCGAGACAGCCGCTATATTAGTGCTTGGTTTAACCTCAACACCTGTGACTGAATTAGGCTTAGCGATCGCGGGTTTATTTACCCCAGGGATATCATCGAGAGGGTTAATGGTAGCAGTTGCTGTGACAGCGGGCTTGGCAACCGGAGATTTGGCGATCGCAGAGTTGCTCTGTGGCTTGCTCTGTGGCTTGCTAGAAGGTTTACGATCGGGCTTACTGGCAGCGGGGATATCATCTAGAGGATTAATGGCAGTAGCGATCGCAGTTTTTACGCGAGGTGGAGAATTATCCGGCTCCAGGACAGCTAAGTTAGCAGGCCGAGGTAATTTTGGAGAAATCTCGGCAAATTTAACGGTGCGATCGAGAGGGGTTGGTTGAGCAGATGCTTTAGGCGAAACTTTTCTGGTTGGTGATTTTACAGACGCTACTATGGGGGTTGGTGGGGTGGGTTGCAATGGTGCTGATGGCTCTGCGGCTGGTTCTAAAGAGCTGGCACGTTGAACCTGAGTAATTAGCTTCGTGGTATGGCGAGAATCGATCGGTGTGGGTTTGAGCGCAGTGGAATGGATCTCCTGCAAATTCACCTTGGCAGTTACAACGCCTAATTTCCCGTTCTGTTGAACCCGTGGCTTACTGAAATTAGCATCCAGCACAGTCTTAGAACCCGGCTGCTGCTCCGAGATTTGAGAAGCGGGAAGGTAGGTTGTGGGATTGGGGTTGGCATTAATGATGGCATTTTGGGCAT includes:
- a CDS encoding TolC family protein, yielding MRFSSYWMPLSASLVVLMPTLTVNAQNAIINANPNPTTYLPASQISEQQPGSKTVLDANFSKPRVQQNGKLGVVTAKVNLQEIHSTALKPTPIDSRHTTKLITQVQRASSLEPAAEPSAPLQPTPPTPIVASVKSPTRKVSPKASAQPTPLDRTVKFAEISPKLPRPANLAVLEPDNSPPRVKTAIATAINPLDDIPAASKPDRKPSSKPQSKPQSNSAIAKSPVAKPAVTATATINPLDDIPGVNKPAIAKPNSVTGVEVKPSTNIAAVSPSTEPATTNSSTPTSTPATSATSATSANSANKVAIGLDPRQPLVVPTTPSQVKIERTQPLSLKEALELSDRTNPTIAQARIAVERARAVLDQALAEKNPTLSAQSTYNYGNSSFFIGRRSPTSHTLNSGVTLNYNLFTSGRVDANIRVAENSLRVAEADLNRISQTTRLRIATAYYDAQNADGQVRIREQQVKNAERSLQDTQALERAGVGTKFDVLQSQVQLANAKQTLSNARAQQSITRRELARQLSYPSNLALFPSDEVKPNEDWKLGLEETILLAYKNRSELDIAKLQREIANDRAKAELANLGPQLNIFARLDHNDNLNQAGDLTLGYTLGASLNWSIFDGGVANARAKQSEADRALAESRFTEAGDQARFDVESAYNNLRARQEQIESTTLAVQQATEALRLSRLRLSAGVGTQLEVLRSEDDLTQADVNRLDAIVGFNLSLIQLQRAINGL